The Methylomusa anaerophila genome has a segment encoding these proteins:
- a CDS encoding helix-turn-helix domain-containing protein — protein MNCDIIGKLICNLRKEKEMTQKQLADLMNISDKTISKWERGLGCPDVSLLPELSQILGVNIEEILSGKVELNETIGGNMKKLKFYVCPQCNNLLTATGDANISCCGKKLKALVAANANEDHLLNIEPVEDQLYVSSSHEMKKEHYISFVAYIAGDRVFIVKQYPEWDMQFRFHKLGHGKLYFFCSNHGLFYQ, from the coding sequence ATGAACTGCGACATAATCGGCAAGTTAATCTGTAATCTACGAAAAGAAAAAGAAATGACGCAAAAGCAATTGGCTGATTTGATGAATATCAGTGATAAAACCATAAGTAAATGGGAGCGTGGCCTTGGATGTCCGGATGTATCATTACTCCCGGAACTGTCACAAATACTCGGAGTCAATATTGAAGAAATCCTCTCAGGCAAAGTTGAATTAAATGAAACTATTGGGGGAAATATGAAAAAGCTTAAATTTTATGTCTGCCCGCAGTGTAATAATCTCTTGACGGCAACAGGCGATGCCAATATTTCATGTTGCGGCAAGAAATTGAAAGCATTAGTTGCAGCAAATGCAAATGAGGACCATTTATTAAATATAGAGCCTGTAGAAGATCAGCTATATGTTTCATCATCCCACGAAATGAAAAAAGAGCATTATATATCTTTTGTTGCTTATATCGCGGGGGATAGAGTTTTTATCGTAAAGCAATATCCTGAATGGGATATGCAATTTCGCTTTCATAAGTTAGGGCACGGCAAATTATATTTTTTTTGTTCAAATCATGGACTATTTTATCAATGA
- a CDS encoding exodeoxyribonuclease III yields the protein MKLISWNVNGFKSCVSKGFSEFFNSVDADIFCIQETKMQQNQTALSFTGYREYWNSAVKKGYSGTAVFTRLEPVTVTFGINIMEHDREGRVITLEFDGFFLVNVYTPNSQRGLLRLDYRLHWDDDFSAYVEGLNKTKPVIVCGDINVAHEEIDIKNPKSNRRNAGFTDEERGKMTVLLSSGLTDTFRYLYPDKSDAYTFWSYMLRARERNIGWRIDYFLVSDRLKKYVKDSVIYSGIMGSDHCPIGLEIF from the coding sequence ATGAAACTAATATCATGGAATGTAAATGGGTTTAAATCATGTGTTAGCAAGGGATTCAGTGAGTTTTTCAACAGCGTGGACGCCGATATCTTCTGTATTCAGGAAACAAAAATGCAACAAAACCAGACGGCACTGAGTTTTACAGGATATAGGGAATACTGGAACAGCGCGGTGAAAAAGGGATACTCAGGTACTGCCGTTTTTACGCGGCTAGAGCCGGTAACGGTCACTTTTGGCATAAATATTATGGAACATGACCGGGAAGGGCGTGTAATAACGCTGGAATTCGACGGATTTTTTCTCGTAAATGTTTATACTCCCAATTCCCAACGGGGACTTTTGCGCCTGGACTATCGTCTGCATTGGGACGATGACTTTAGTGCTTATGTTGAGGGGCTTAATAAAACAAAACCTGTGATCGTGTGCGGTGACATCAATGTTGCCCACGAAGAAATCGATATTAAAAACCCGAAATCCAACAGACGCAATGCCGGCTTTACCGATGAGGAGAGAGGTAAGATGACCGTGCTCTTGAGCTCGGGATTAACAGACACCTTTCGATATTTGTATCCGGATAAAAGCGATGCCTATACATTTTGGTCCTATATGCTGAGGGCGAGAGAGCGGAACATCGGTTGGCGTATTGATTACTTTTTGGTGTCGGACAGGCTAAAGAAATATGTTAAAGATTCCGTCATTTACTCCGGGATTATGGGCAGTGACCATTGTCCGATTGGTTTGGAAATTTTTTGA
- a CDS encoding methyl-accepting chemotaxis protein has product MKSFQIRSIMKLSINQKLIVAFLLSLIVSGLILLGSSFTFTRSSLNDLTRTSLKNDTRLVIQLIEQADDQVKKGFLTLPEAQEQVKIAILGPRNADGTRPINKRIDLGKSGYFVVYDSAGLEVAHPKLEGKNVWEVEDPKTKAKLVQETIKVAEAGGGFVTYNWGLPEDPEKIATKIIYAEKDPRWGWIVNCGSYLDDYIGDVYTSFYKLAAIFVAILLVGVIIIYFVARQISRPIENITAQMDFLAQGDLSISILEVQTKDETQSLAESTNKMVTSLRGLITMLAGLSNQLANASEHLTASVEQTAQAANQVAASITDVAAGATEQLSAANETSAVVEQMSAAIQQVAANTNQVAVQSEQAADKASSGGKAVEKAVNQMTQIEKTVNTSAQVVAKLGERSKEIGQIVDTISGIAGQTNLLALNAAIEAARAGEQGRGFAVVAEEVRNLAEQSQVAAKKIAELIGEIQGDTDTAVEAMTDGTREVKTGAEMVAAAGAAFREIIEVVTKVSGQVKEISTAIQQMSAGSRQIVDSVKKIDELSKHSASESQNVSAATEEQSAAMEEISSSIQELAKMAEDLQTAVKRFKI; this is encoded by the coding sequence ATGAAGAGCTTTCAGATTAGATCAATCATGAAATTGTCTATCAACCAAAAACTCATTGTTGCTTTTCTGCTATCCCTTATTGTCTCAGGGCTTATCCTCCTAGGGAGTAGTTTTACATTCACCAGGAGCAGTCTAAATGATTTGACCAGGACGTCCTTAAAGAACGACACCCGGCTTGTAATTCAGCTCATTGAACAGGCGGATGACCAAGTGAAAAAAGGATTCTTGACGCTGCCGGAGGCGCAAGAACAAGTAAAGATTGCAATATTAGGGCCGCGTAACGCCGACGGTACCCGGCCAATTAATAAACGCATTGACCTTGGGAAAAGCGGCTATTTTGTAGTTTACGACAGTGCCGGGCTGGAAGTGGCTCATCCCAAGCTTGAAGGCAAGAATGTCTGGGAGGTTGAAGATCCCAAGACGAAAGCGAAATTAGTGCAAGAAACCATAAAGGTTGCCGAGGCGGGAGGAGGATTTGTAACCTACAATTGGGGTCTTCCTGAAGATCCGGAAAAGATAGCGACAAAAATAATTTATGCCGAGAAAGACCCGCGCTGGGGATGGATCGTTAACTGCGGTTCATACCTTGACGATTATATAGGAGACGTTTATACATCGTTCTATAAGTTAGCTGCTATTTTCGTCGCGATCTTGCTGGTCGGCGTGATTATTATCTACTTTGTTGCCAGGCAGATATCCAGGCCAATTGAAAATATTACAGCGCAAATGGACTTTTTGGCTCAGGGAGACTTAAGTATATCGATCTTGGAAGTTCAAACGAAAGATGAAACGCAAAGTTTGGCTGAATCCACAAACAAAATGGTCACTAGTTTGCGAGGTTTGATTACAATGTTGGCTGGGTTGTCAAATCAGCTGGCGAACGCTTCGGAACATTTAACCGCCAGTGTGGAACAAACGGCCCAAGCGGCGAACCAGGTAGCAGCGTCTATCACCGATGTGGCAGCGGGAGCAACTGAGCAATTGTCTGCAGCCAACGAAACCTCTGCCGTGGTAGAGCAGATGTCGGCGGCTATTCAACAGGTTGCTGCCAATACGAATCAAGTGGCGGTTCAATCGGAACAGGCCGCTGACAAGGCTAGCAGCGGCGGTAAGGCCGTGGAAAAGGCCGTAAACCAGATGACCCAAATTGAGAAGACGGTCAATACTTCTGCTCAAGTTGTGGCCAAGCTGGGAGAACGTTCAAAGGAAATCGGCCAGATTGTCGATACTATTTCCGGTATCGCCGGACAAACGAACTTACTGGCCCTTAATGCAGCCATAGAGGCGGCCCGTGCGGGCGAACAGGGACGGGGCTTTGCCGTTGTGGCCGAAGAAGTTCGTAATCTCGCGGAGCAGTCTCAGGTGGCAGCTAAAAAGATTGCAGAACTGATTGGAGAGATTCAAGGCGACACCGACACTGCTGTCGAAGCCATGACCGACGGCACCCGTGAGGTCAAGACCGGAGCCGAGATGGTTGCTGCCGCCGGGGCTGCTTTTAGGGAAATCATCGAAGTGGTAACCAAAGTGTCGGGTCAGGTAAAGGAAATTTCTACGGCGATTCAACAAATGTCTGCCGGAAGCAGGCAAATCGTAGACTCAGTCAAAAAGATCGATGAGCTTAGCAAGCATTCGGCAAGCGAGTCGCAAAACGTCTCAGCCGCAACGGAAGAACAGTCGGCTGCGATGGAAGAGATTTCTTCTTCGATCCAGGAGTTGGCCAAAATGGCGGAAGATCTTCAGACAGCCGTCAAACGGTTCAAGATTTAG
- a CDS encoding Lsa family ABC-F type ribosomal protection protein, producing the protein MSLINVINLTFGYESSYDNIFENVSFQIDTDWKLGFTGRNGRGKTTFLNLLLGKYEYSGTISAKVNFEYFPFEVTKAANNTMDIIDNIYPDYIHWQVMRELSLLQVSADVLYRPFATLSHGEQTKVLLAALFLKENSFLLIDEPTNHLDMNARKVVSDYLNSKQGFILVSHDRAFLDNCVDHILSINKTNIEVQKGNFSSWWENKKMQDNFELAENEKLRQDITRLSAAAKRTADWSDKVEKTKLGTKNSGLKPDKGYIGHKAAKMMKRSKAIEARQQSAIDGKSKLLKNIESSERLRIFQLNFHADRLIELENVSIFYGEKTACENVSFIIEQGARVTLYGKNGSGKSSLIKLICEENITYTGTFRKASQLKISYVSQDTSQLSGNLTGYAADNDIDESLFKTILRKLDFSRVQFEKDMADFSGGQKKKVLIAKSLSEKAHLYIWDEPLNFIDVISRMQIEELLLAYSPTILFVEHDAEFCKNIATKILEL; encoded by the coding sequence ATGTCTTTAATAAACGTTATAAATCTGACCTTTGGCTATGAGAGCAGTTATGATAACATATTTGAAAACGTGAGTTTTCAAATAGATACAGATTGGAAATTAGGCTTCACAGGAAGGAATGGCAGAGGCAAAACCACATTTCTCAACTTGTTACTCGGTAAATATGAATACAGTGGTACTATTTCGGCCAAAGTAAACTTCGAATATTTTCCTTTCGAGGTAACTAAGGCGGCAAACAATACCATGGATATAATCGATAATATCTATCCGGATTACATTCATTGGCAGGTTATGCGCGAGCTTTCATTGCTGCAGGTTTCGGCGGACGTTTTATATCGCCCTTTTGCTACCCTTTCCCATGGAGAGCAAACCAAGGTATTGCTTGCTGCTTTGTTCCTTAAAGAAAATAGTTTTTTGCTGATTGATGAGCCGACCAACCATCTTGATATGAATGCCAGAAAAGTTGTCAGTGACTATCTCAACTCGAAACAGGGCTTCATTTTGGTATCCCACGACAGAGCATTTCTTGATAACTGTGTTGACCACATTCTGTCCATTAACAAAACGAATATTGAGGTCCAAAAAGGGAATTTTTCATCATGGTGGGAAAATAAAAAAATGCAGGACAACTTTGAGCTTGCGGAAAATGAAAAACTCCGCCAAGATATTACCCGCTTGTCAGCCGCCGCCAAACGTACAGCTGATTGGTCGGATAAAGTGGAAAAAACAAAGTTGGGTACAAAGAATTCAGGTTTGAAACCGGATAAAGGTTATATAGGCCATAAAGCCGCCAAGATGATGAAACGTTCTAAGGCTATCGAAGCAAGGCAACAATCAGCTATTGATGGCAAGTCTAAGCTTCTCAAGAATATTGAAAGCTCCGAGCGCTTGAGAATTTTCCAGCTTAACTTCCATGCAGACCGCCTTATAGAGCTTGAGAATGTATCTATATTCTATGGCGAAAAGACAGCTTGCGAAAACGTAAGTTTTATTATTGAACAGGGTGCCCGAGTAACGCTTTACGGTAAAAACGGCTCAGGAAAGTCAAGCCTTATTAAACTGATTTGTGAGGAAAACATTACCTATACGGGCACTTTCAGAAAAGCAAGTCAGCTTAAAATATCCTACGTTTCGCAGGATACCTCCCAGCTTAGCGGCAACTTAACCGGCTATGCCGCCGATAATGATATTGATGAAAGTCTTTTTAAGACTATTTTAAGAAAACTTGATTTTTCAAGAGTTCAATTTGAAAAAGATATGGCTGATTTTAGCGGTGGACAAAAGAAAAAAGTGCTGATAGCCAAAAGCCTTAGTGAGAAAGCGCATTTGTATATCTGGGATGAACCACTTAACTTTATTGATGTTATTTCTCGTATGCAAATAGAAGAATTACTGCTTGCATACTCGCCAACCATTCTATTTGTGGAGCACGACGCTGAATTTTGCAAAAATATTGCAACAAAGATTTTGGAACTTTAA
- a CDS encoding Rossmann-like and DUF2520 domain-containing protein: MQKPVIVILGAGRLGSALACLAKGCGYPVAAVTTGRRETAAAFSQATGIPACCDNTEAAAQGDIILLTVPDRILPVVLAELIAGQRLRPGQVLLHTSGVLTGETLAAARQFGTAVGSMHPLQSFADLETARRNLSGSAFAIDGDPLAVNAASRLALDLGGRILQVPPEERVLYHAAACIASNYLVALLHMAEKLLSRWTTGEQDALQALLPLVSGTLRNVARQGTSAALTGPIVRGDAATIAQHLQALPEEFLPVYQLLGQEALRLSGDRISPEERDAIASLLASHNKRDSNK, translated from the coding sequence GTGCAGAAACCTGTTATTGTAATTCTGGGCGCAGGACGGCTAGGTTCCGCGTTGGCTTGCCTTGCCAAAGGCTGCGGTTATCCGGTGGCAGCCGTAACCACCGGACGCCGGGAAACCGCTGCGGCATTTTCACAAGCAACCGGTATCCCTGCTTGCTGCGACAACACGGAAGCGGCTGCTCAAGGCGACATTATACTCCTCACAGTCCCGGACCGGATTTTGCCTGTGGTGTTGGCGGAGCTCATCGCCGGCCAACGGCTACGGCCGGGACAAGTCCTGCTGCACACCAGTGGCGTATTGACGGGCGAAACCCTGGCAGCGGCGCGTCAATTCGGCACTGCCGTTGGCTCCATGCATCCGCTGCAGAGCTTTGCCGATCTTGAAACAGCACGCAGAAACCTGTCCGGCAGCGCCTTTGCGATTGATGGCGATCCGCTGGCAGTCAACGCCGCCAGCCGTCTGGCGCTGGATCTGGGAGGCAGAATACTACAGGTGCCGCCCGAGGAGCGGGTCCTGTATCACGCTGCTGCTTGCATCGCTTCCAATTATCTGGTTGCCTTGCTACATATGGCCGAAAAACTATTAAGCCGCTGGACCACCGGGGAGCAGGATGCGCTGCAAGCCCTGCTGCCGCTGGTTAGCGGCACACTGCGTAATGTGGCCCGCCAGGGAACAAGCGCGGCTCTTACCGGTCCAATTGTCCGCGGCGATGCAGCTACTATAGCGCAACATCTTCAGGCCTTGCCAGAGGAATTTTTACCTGTCTACCAGCTTCTCGGCCAAGAGGCTTTGCGGTTGTCCGGCGACCGTATCTCTCCGGAGGAGCGGGACGCCATCGCCAGCTTGCTGGCCAGTCATAACAAAAGAGACTCAAATAAATAG
- a CDS encoding DHA2 family efflux MFS transporter permease subunit — protein MKKYAVLCAVCLGTFLSAYTTSCINIALPNIMAALNFNMDSIVWVSLGYMLPYGSIMPLTGKLGDQFGAKKMYILGLMLFSAASLLCGLAASSTAMIIFRIAQGIGAGFVLPNAMAVVAQTFPAHERGQAMGIWGAMAAVGMAMGPTLGGYLIENFDWRTIFFSVGPVCLLSMVFAFVVIPPSRRNPVVAVDYLGAALLAISISSLLVALNQGQKHGWDSLYIVSLFYAALAGMVLFLAVELRVRQPMIDIGLFRNLNFTAANAVAFFAFFAFMATNFLLPFFLKSILDYSSITTGIMLLPMTVGIVTFSPVGGRLADRFGSKLPTFFGTIVIAYALYALNTINTDYSVWHLFIRLSLLGMGTGLIMSPLINCVVSSLPQDKVGVGSGVYNLCQIIGGSVGVVFAQVLLNRREVYHTVVLKEYLDPTTHSSQEIFQLLQLLWGDQGMDSSMLVVAARGWLTGQGLIPQQYVTFKALLSNLITKQASILSFQDVFFALALICSAAGLLALLIRRKTADLDQA, from the coding sequence ATGAAAAAATATGCTGTTTTATGTGCTGTCTGCCTCGGGACTTTTCTGAGCGCCTATACTACCAGTTGTATTAATATTGCCTTGCCGAATATTATGGCCGCGCTTAATTTCAATATGGATTCTATTGTCTGGGTTTCCCTCGGTTATATGCTGCCATATGGTTCCATTATGCCGTTGACCGGTAAGCTGGGTGACCAGTTCGGGGCTAAAAAAATGTATATTTTGGGGTTAATGCTATTTTCCGCTGCGTCCTTGCTGTGCGGGCTGGCGGCAAGCTCAACGGCGATGATTATTTTCCGCATTGCGCAGGGAATAGGCGCCGGCTTCGTCCTACCTAACGCGATGGCTGTCGTAGCCCAAACCTTTCCTGCTCATGAACGCGGTCAGGCCATGGGAATATGGGGCGCGATGGCGGCTGTGGGCATGGCGATGGGACCGACATTAGGGGGATATTTGATCGAAAATTTTGATTGGCGCACAATCTTCTTTTCTGTTGGCCCTGTTTGCCTGCTAAGTATGGTCTTTGCTTTCGTTGTAATACCACCTTCCAGGCGCAATCCGGTCGTTGCGGTCGATTATCTCGGCGCCGCCCTCTTGGCCATCAGCATCAGTTCGCTGCTCGTTGCCCTGAACCAGGGACAAAAACATGGGTGGGACTCTTTATATATTGTTTCGCTGTTTTATGCGGCTTTGGCCGGGATGGTGCTATTCCTGGCAGTTGAACTCAGAGTCCGTCAGCCCATGATTGATATTGGCTTATTCCGCAACCTGAACTTTACCGCGGCTAATGCTGTCGCTTTTTTTGCTTTTTTCGCCTTTATGGCAACGAATTTTCTATTGCCGTTTTTTCTGAAATCTATTCTGGACTATAGCTCTATCACCACCGGTATCATGCTGCTGCCGATGACGGTTGGGATTGTAACTTTCTCGCCTGTCGGCGGACGGCTGGCAGACCGCTTCGGGTCGAAGCTGCCGACATTTTTCGGCACAATAGTCATTGCTTATGCACTTTATGCATTAAATACCATTAACACGGACTATTCAGTCTGGCACTTGTTTATCCGGCTGTCGCTGCTTGGGATGGGGACAGGCCTGATCATGTCGCCGCTGATTAACTGTGTTGTTTCCTCCTTGCCCCAGGATAAAGTTGGTGTAGGTTCCGGCGTATATAATCTGTGCCAGATAATCGGCGGCAGTGTGGGCGTAGTTTTTGCCCAGGTGCTGTTGAATCGCCGGGAAGTATATCATACTGTAGTATTAAAAGAATATTTAGATCCGACTACGCATTCTTCCCAGGAAATATTCCAACTGCTGCAACTGCTGTGGGGAGACCAAGGCATGGACAGTTCTATGTTGGTGGTAGCCGCGCGGGGCTGGCTGACCGGACAGGGGCTTATACCGCAGCAATATGTGACGTTCAAAGCACTTTTAAGCAACTTGATTACGAAGCAGGCTTCCATATTGTCATTTCAGGATGTATTTTTTGCCCTGGCTCTTATCTGCTCTGCCGCTGGTTTACTGGCTCTACTGATTCGGCGCAAGACTGCTGATTTGGACCAAGCTTAG
- a CDS encoding AzlC family ABC transporter permease — MRDGIPICLGYFAVSFTFGILAKKAGLTPLQAVVISLTNVTSAGQFAALGLIGASATYLEMASTQLILNLRYCLMSCVLSQKLDSKAHFIHRFLLAHGITDEIFGAAVCKNGKLNPFYNYGLMSSVIPGWTLGTFFEVSAVACIAVFLIELIVL, encoded by the coding sequence TTGCGCGACGGCATTCCGATCTGTCTGGGGTACTTTGCCGTCTCATTTACTTTTGGCATTCTCGCCAAGAAGGCAGGTCTTACGCCGCTTCAGGCAGTTGTGATCTCTTTAACTAATGTAACCTCAGCAGGCCAATTTGCCGCATTAGGATTGATAGGGGCTTCCGCGACCTATTTAGAAATGGCGTCTACTCAGTTGATTTTAAACCTGAGATACTGTCTGATGTCCTGCGTACTATCGCAAAAACTGGATTCAAAAGCTCACTTTATTCATCGTTTTTTGCTTGCGCATGGAATTACTGATGAAATTTTCGGCGCTGCGGTTTGTAAAAACGGCAAACTCAATCCGTTCTATAATTACGGATTGATGAGCAGCGTTATTCCGGGATGGACGCTCGGCACATTTTTTGAAGTCTCGGCAGTTGCTTGCATTGCGGTTTTCTTAATTGAACTTATCGTCCTTTGA
- a CDS encoding transposase produces the protein MSREGKNNNKYSAEFKMEAVKRLEASSAAVARVAAELGINENTLHGWLKKYRDTPIVQIYK, from the coding sequence ATATCAAGAGAGGGGAAAAACAATAACAAGTATAGCGCAGAATTTAAAATGGAAGCAGTAAAACGTTTGGAGGCCAGTAGTGCAGCAGTTGCCAGGGTAGCGGCAGAATTAGGAATCAACGAAAATACCCTACATGGATGGTTGAAGAAATACAGGGATACGCCCATTGTACAAATTTACAAATAA
- a CDS encoding type II toxin-antitoxin system RelE/ParE family toxin, with protein sequence MVRYKLLIRKGALRQLESIVDYIAQDRPQVAQLQADKILDTIQLLDEFPFMGPITRDPKLAKKNYRVLPVEEYLVLYLINEDEDTVIVERILSAKQYSYYL encoded by the coding sequence ATGGTCCGGTATAAATTACTTATCAGGAAAGGGGCTTTACGCCAATTAGAATCCATTGTGGATTATATAGCGCAAGATCGACCCCAGGTAGCTCAATTGCAAGCTGACAAAATTCTGGACACAATTCAGTTATTAGATGAATTTCCCTTCATGGGACCCATAACCCGAGATCCAAAACTTGCTAAGAAAAACTATCGGGTGTTGCCGGTAGAAGAATACTTAGTGTTATATTTGATTAATGAGGATGAGGATACTGTTATCGTAGAACGTATCTTATCTGCAAAACAGTACAGCTATTATTTGTAA
- a CDS encoding ribbon-helix-helix domain-containing protein: MPKKIKPMVNFNVRLAPELYEQLDTCCRQTKITKTDIVANALKHYLKEQVMAELYRDLEEAEKESVVPFSEARLIIKEKLHERLHGPV; this comes from the coding sequence ATGCCTAAAAAAATTAAGCCTATGGTAAATTTCAATGTTCGTCTAGCACCAGAACTATATGAACAGCTTGATACTTGCTGCCGCCAAACCAAAATCACCAAAACGGATATTGTTGCCAATGCTTTAAAGCATTATCTTAAAGAGCAAGTTATGGCCGAACTATATCGTGACTTAGAAGAAGCAGAGAAAGAATCCGTTGTACCATTTTCAGAAGCCCGGTTGATCATTAAAGAAAAGCTTCATGAGCGTTTGCATGGTCCGGTATAA